A genomic region of Christiangramia sp. OXR-203 contains the following coding sequences:
- the murC gene encoding UDP-N-acetylmuramate--L-alanine ligase, translating to MKNPDHIEHFYFIGIGGIGMSALARYFQAKGATVCGYDRTPSKLTAELEKEGIVISYADEVETIPQNILEDVENSLVVYTPAVPKDHKQFGYFQQEGFQVVKRSELLGMVTSNKYCLAVAGTHGKTTTTAILGHLLKETGAKVTAFLGGISEDIQSNLIMLGDEVVVVEADEFDRSFLRLSPNIAAITSMDADHLDIYGSKEELEKSFKEFAAKIPENGTLFVNNKLSLSGMTLGINDASDYSAKNVKIENGTYVFDLKTPSQTIENLRFNLPGNHNLLNAITALAMAIEYGSPTIDLARALYSFKGVRRRFNYKIKTDKLVLIDDYAHHPTEISAVHQAVRAMYPDKIVLAVFQPHLFSRTRDFAEDFASSLSEFDKVFLMDIYPARETPIDGITSAWLLEQIENDYKRLVSKHDLIDSIRSEYADVVVIMGAGDIGDEVESVQKALQNEA from the coding sequence ATGAAGAATCCTGACCACATAGAACATTTTTATTTCATCGGTATCGGTGGAATTGGGATGAGTGCGCTCGCCAGATATTTCCAGGCGAAGGGTGCAACGGTTTGTGGTTATGATCGTACACCTTCGAAACTTACAGCAGAACTGGAGAAGGAAGGGATTGTTATTAGTTATGCAGATGAGGTTGAGACTATTCCACAGAATATTTTAGAGGATGTGGAAAATAGTCTCGTGGTGTATACTCCTGCAGTTCCAAAAGATCATAAACAGTTTGGTTATTTTCAGCAGGAAGGATTCCAGGTCGTGAAAAGATCTGAATTGCTGGGAATGGTTACCTCTAATAAATACTGCCTGGCCGTTGCTGGTACTCATGGAAAGACTACCACAACCGCTATTTTAGGTCATTTGCTTAAAGAAACTGGCGCGAAAGTAACTGCATTCCTGGGTGGCATTAGTGAAGATATTCAGTCAAACCTGATCATGCTGGGCGATGAGGTTGTAGTAGTAGAAGCAGATGAGTTTGATCGTTCATTTCTTCGGCTTTCGCCCAACATTGCGGCGATCACCTCTATGGATGCAGATCATCTCGATATCTACGGAAGTAAAGAAGAACTGGAAAAATCGTTTAAGGAGTTTGCTGCAAAAATACCTGAAAACGGCACTTTATTCGTTAATAATAAATTATCTCTAAGCGGAATGACACTTGGCATAAATGATGCGAGTGATTATTCAGCTAAGAACGTAAAAATTGAGAACGGCACTTATGTCTTTGATCTAAAGACTCCTTCTCAAACTATAGAAAATTTAAGATTTAATCTACCCGGCAATCACAATTTGCTGAATGCTATAACAGCCCTGGCGATGGCGATCGAATACGGATCCCCAACCATCGATCTGGCCAGGGCTTTATATTCTTTCAAAGGTGTAAGACGTAGATTCAATTATAAGATTAAAACCGATAAACTGGTGCTAATTGATGACTATGCTCATCATCCTACAGAGATTTCTGCAGTACATCAGGCGGTTCGTGCAATGTACCCCGACAAAATTGTTCTTGCGGTTTTTCAACCCCACTTGTTTAGCCGTACCCGTGACTTCGCTGAAGATTTTGCCTCCAGCCTTTCAGAATTTGATAAGGTCTTTCTCATGGATATTTATCCCGCGCGAGAAACCCCAATCGATGGCATCACTTCAGCCTGGTTACTGGAACAAATAGAAAATGATTACAAGAGACTTGTTAGCAAACATGATCTTATTGATTCTATAAGGTCTGAATATGCAGATGTTGTAGTAATCATGGGCGCTGGCGATATTGGAGATGAAGTTGAATCTGTTCAAAAAGCCTTACAGAATGAAGCGTAG
- a CDS encoding cell division protein FtsQ/DivIB, whose protein sequence is MKRSLKFIQPLILILLIGGLYGFAEHRHKNRKLTNIKVSFTETENLYVTEEVVNKLLIQSNDSVSSIDKETLDLNRVEAMLNDHDMIENAEVFLTLDGKLKATVSQRKPIGRVAGNSSFYLDRNGEIMPLSEYYSARVPLMFGFDGSTVAEVYGIVSYIQNDDFLRKHITGITRLNAEAYALELREDDFQIYFGDTTEIDLKFNNFKAFYKKATKEKKLNTYKKVNLQFGDQVVCTKK, encoded by the coding sequence ATGAAGCGTAGTCTAAAGTTTATACAGCCTTTAATTTTAATCCTGCTAATAGGAGGGCTTTATGGTTTTGCAGAACATCGCCATAAGAACAGAAAATTAACCAATATCAAGGTTAGTTTTACCGAGACTGAGAACCTCTATGTGACTGAGGAAGTGGTTAATAAATTGTTAATACAATCTAATGACAGTGTCTCGAGCATAGATAAAGAAACTTTAGATTTGAATAGAGTGGAAGCTATGCTGAACGATCACGACATGATTGAAAATGCAGAAGTATTTCTAACACTCGACGGAAAATTGAAAGCGACCGTAAGTCAGAGAAAGCCAATAGGCAGGGTAGCTGGAAATTCTTCATTTTACCTGGATAGAAATGGAGAGATCATGCCATTATCAGAATATTACTCGGCTAGAGTGCCGCTAATGTTCGGATTTGATGGAAGTACTGTAGCTGAAGTTTACGGAATAGTAAGTTATATTCAGAATGATGATTTTCTAAGGAAACATATAACGGGAATTACTCGTTTAAACGCTGAAGCCTATGCTTTAGAACTTAGAGAGGATGATTTTCAAATTTATTTTGGAGATACTACGGAGATAGATCTCAAGTTTAACAATTTTAAGGCCTTTTACAAAAAGGCTACCAAGGAAAAGAAATTAAATACCTACAAAAAAGTGAACCTACAATTTGGAGATCAGGTTGTGTGCACGAAAAAATAG